The following coding sequences are from one Ruminococcus flavefaciens AE3010 window:
- a CDS encoding putative ABC transporter permease, with protein sequence MKKDFTRIFFRYVFEFAAAGFVGWLYEVATTWIMFRYYENRGMLHLPIIPIYSVGAFILLAMLRKKRHPLFIFLFATVVTTVFELGASYLLEFIFHEQFWTYETWYFSILDRSSLISSAIFGILAVAYFYGLHPLSGKLSGKLPEPVCLGTGAFMAGAILTDIVLSFSEHLK encoded by the coding sequence ATGAAAAAGGATTTTACGCGGATATTCTTCCGCTATGTGTTTGAATTCGCCGCAGCAGGCTTTGTGGGCTGGCTGTACGAGGTGGCGACGACGTGGATAATGTTCCGCTATTACGAGAACCGCGGAATGCTCCACCTGCCCATAATACCCATATATTCAGTGGGAGCTTTCATACTTCTTGCTATGCTGAGAAAGAAGCGGCACCCGCTGTTCATATTCCTCTTTGCCACAGTAGTTACAACAGTATTCGAGCTGGGAGCGTCCTATCTGCTGGAGTTTATCTTCCATGAGCAGTTCTGGACCTATGAGACATGGTATTTCTCCATACTGGACAGATCAAGCCTGATATCCAGCGCCATATTCGGTATCCTTGCAGTAGCCTATTTCTATGGGCTCCACCCTTTGTCGGGAAAGCTGAGCGGGAAGCTGCCCGAGCCTGTGTGCCTCGGCACGGGAGCATTCATGGCAGGAGCCATACTCACGGATATCGTTTTATCATTCAGTGAACATCTTAAATAG
- a CDS encoding YccF domain-containing protein — MGCLGNILWFIFGGFASGLSWLLAGLLWCITIIGIPIGMQCFKLAKLSFFPFGKTVEYGGGPISLTANIFWLIFSGIPLAVGFAAWGALLCLTFIGIPFGVQMFKLAKLALMPFGATVK, encoded by the coding sequence ATGGGGTGCTTGGGTAATATTTTATGGTTCATATTCGGCGGATTTGCCAGCGGACTAAGCTGGCTGCTGGCAGGACTGCTGTGGTGCATAACGATAATCGGGATACCGATAGGCATGCAGTGCTTCAAGCTGGCGAAGCTGTCATTCTTTCCCTTTGGAAAGACGGTTGAGTACGGGGGCGGACCAATTTCGCTGACAGCAAATATATTCTGGCTGATATTCAGCGGTATACCGCTGGCAGTGGGCTTTGCAGCATGGGGAGCTCTGCTCTGCCTGACCTTCATCGGTATACCCTTTGGGGTGCAGATGTTCAAGCTGGCAAAGCTTGCGCTCATGCCCTTTGGAGCAACAGTAAAATGA
- a CDS encoding efflux RND transporter periplasmic adaptor subunit produces MEKSNKKLKIFIALLILLIIGTGGVFFFKNAIGGATSMVSVKSSDCGYVKKRDLVKYVSMSGSVSGSDNVSIRGESDLQVKKLNVKVGDTVKKGDVLCEFDSAQLKEKYNSLKASSEKAQGASEHDHALNERNLTEAKKAKEDAVKKAQDEIENSKKRRDQAYEDYNNMVDEYNSLIIEADHAYDEMVAASGDDAEAKKARWESLLERAGKIGDAADELHAKLPSYEDAIPAAKQAYEDAIKNGDAAIQKAQDVLDSEKFKADSSDAEKELKELQEKIDRCIVKAPKDGVITQLNVAVGSVPSSSTIMSLANASQLVISGKVNESDILRISEDMPAEIKTSATGEKVISGKVKRIERIISSDEKDPSEGYTVEVSIDEEDSELLIGMSASVKIILDRCNDALSVPYDAVIGGDNDGYYVFIATSTSKGEYVISKRKITKGFDGDYYLEVTSGNLNENDIVLTNPRGISDGDTLSLKLPEE; encoded by the coding sequence ATGGAAAAATCCAACAAAAAACTCAAGATCTTTATAGCACTGCTGATACTCCTTATTATCGGCACAGGCGGAGTATTCTTTTTCAAGAACGCTATTGGCGGAGCTACGTCAATGGTATCCGTAAAGTCCAGCGACTGCGGCTATGTAAAAAAACGTGATCTGGTAAAATACGTCAGTATGTCGGGAAGTGTCTCGGGCAGCGACAATGTCAGCATAAGAGGCGAATCCGACCTCCAGGTCAAGAAGCTCAACGTCAAGGTGGGCGACACTGTAAAGAAAGGCGATGTTCTCTGCGAATTCGACTCTGCTCAGCTCAAGGAGAAGTACAATTCTCTCAAGGCAAGCAGCGAAAAGGCTCAGGGAGCTTCCGAGCACGACCACGCCCTTAACGAGAGAAACCTCACCGAAGCCAAAAAGGCTAAGGAGGACGCTGTAAAAAAGGCTCAGGACGAGATCGAAAACTCCAAAAAAAGGCGCGATCAGGCTTACGAGGACTATAACAATATGGTCGATGAGTACAACTCCCTCATTATCGAAGCCGATCATGCATACGATGAAATGGTAGCCGCTTCAGGCGATGACGCCGAAGCTAAAAAGGCAAGATGGGAGTCTCTCCTTGAAAGAGCAGGAAAGATAGGCGACGCTGCCGATGAGCTCCACGCAAAGCTCCCCTCCTACGAGGACGCTATCCCCGCTGCAAAGCAGGCATACGAGGACGCTATCAAGAACGGCGACGCTGCTATCCAGAAAGCACAGGACGTACTTGATTCCGAGAAATTCAAGGCTGATTCCTCCGACGCGGAAAAGGAGCTCAAGGAGCTTCAGGAAAAGATCGACCGCTGTATCGTAAAGGCTCCCAAGGACGGCGTTATAACACAGCTCAACGTTGCTGTGGGAAGCGTTCCCTCATCTTCAACTATCATGTCCCTTGCAAACGCTTCACAGCTTGTCATCTCAGGCAAGGTCAACGAATCCGATATCCTCAGGATAAGCGAGGATATGCCAGCCGAGATCAAGACCTCAGCTACAGGCGAAAAGGTCATCAGCGGCAAGGTAAAGCGCATAGAAAGAATAATCTCTTCCGACGAGAAGGATCCCTCAGAGGGCTATACCGTTGAGGTAAGCATCGACGAAGAGGACAGCGAGCTCCTTATCGGCATGTCCGCAAGCGTCAAGATAATCCTTGACAGATGCAACGATGCTCTCAGCGTTCCTTATGACGCTGTTATAGGCGGAGACAACGACGGATATTACGTATTCATCGCTACTTCCACAAGCAAGGGCGAGTACGTTATCTCAAAGCGCAAGATCACCAAGGGCTTCGACGGTGACTACTACCTTGAAGTTACTTCGGGCAATCTCAACGAAAACGACATCGTACTTACCAATCCAAGAGGAATTTCCGACGGCGATACATTATCATTAAAACTTCCAGAGGAATAA